CTGGTATATCAGTTCCTCCTTGCCAAATCTCAGAAACAGCTTCTCATTTGCAATATGCCCGACAAATATAAAATAATCCGGAAAACGGAAATATTCGGTGGTCGGATTAAATCCCTTATGCGCAATATCCTCGGAGTTGAGACCCCAGATATCATAAAAATATCTGTCGGTATAATACGGTATCCGCCCGGCGTCGGTGATGGAGATACGGGTATTCTCTGACGTCGCCTTCAGTTTTGCGATAAGGTCGTGTTGTGCCGCCATTATTTCTTCTTCACGGGCAACGCTCTCGGTCACCGCGATGACAGGAGAAAATACAGAGATAAACATTATTGCCAGAACCGGCTTTTTCCATCCCGGTCGGAGGAGTTCCCACCCTTTCAGCGCCGCCACCAGAAAGAGCGGCAGCACCGGGATGAGGTAACGAAAGTGAAGATTCATCACAGCCGACGCCCTGACGCTTACAGCCGCCTGAAGCAGAAAAATCAGGGCGAAGAGGATTTCCCAGCGCCGAAATTCGCCATTTCTGAGAGAACGATAAAGCACTAAAAGGAGCAGCAGCGTCAGCGGAAGCATATATAGCGCAAATTTTCCCAGTTCCAACCAACCTGCCGTGGAGGATTCGGCTTTCGCATAATAAGTATTAGGGAGGGGATGACCGAAAACCGCCATCCTGAAAGCGACCAACGCCGCCATGACCAGTAAGACGACAACTATTCCCGAGAGACTGCCGAACCGTTTATCTGTTTTTGAGTCACGGCTCATTAGCCCACCAGCCGTGGCGATTGCCAGAGAGATTACGACACCTTCGGGACGGCTCAGCACCAGGAGCGCCAGAGGAATCCAGGCGAGCCGCGAGTAGCGCAATAAGAGAAGAATCGCCCCGGAGATAAGAAAGGTATGCAGTCCCAGTTCCAAACCGCTTACCGCCCAGAAGGCCGTAACCGGAGCCAGCAGAAAAAGCGCCCCGGCTGGAACAGGGAAGCGGAACGAGAGTTCTTTCTCAATCTTTGTCCAGAGCCATCCGCTCAGAGCAAAGAAAAGTACTCCCAGTACTTTCGCCGTAAGATATGTGGGGAGACCGATTCCGTAGAGCGCCGACAGCAGCAGCAACCAGAGAAAATTGGAATACCCTTCCACCGCCTTGTCGCCAAGATTGAACCGTAACCCGTGACCGCCGGCAAAATTCTCGGCGTACCGAAAGGTAACAAAGGCGTCATCAATCGAATAATCCCAGAAGTAGTAGACTCCTGCCCCGAAAACAAGCAGCGATAATATAAACAGGACTGGTGAAGATATTATCTTCATCTGAAGCCGCGGTCGCCGCCGGGGGCGCGCCGCACCGAAATCACCCCCTTGACCTTACGCACCTTTTCCAGCACCCGCTCCAGCTGGCTGAGATTGTTGACTTCTACTACAATATACCCGGTAGAGCTGGTTTCGGAGATATTGATGTCCGCCCCGCGAACGTTGGTATTGCTCTCGGCGATAGATTCGGTGATTTCCGCCAGAATATTTTTCCTTGGCACTACGTTGACTTCCAGCCGCACGACAAACGCCTGCTCCGATGATACATTCCAGGTCACCGGCACGGTTCTTTCCGGGTCTCTCAAAAGTTCCTGCGCCGCCGGGCAGTCCACCCTATGGATGGTTACGCCCCGCCCTCGCGTTATATACCCTATGACCTCTTCGCCCGGTATCGGCTGGCAGCAACCAGCGAAGCGGAACATCATATTGTCAATCCCCTCAATCTGAATGCCTCTCTCGCGGCGGAAGCGGTCGATGACTTTTTCGACAATGGACTCTTTGGTAGCCTGCTGCTCGGCGGGCAGAATTTTCAGGGCGACCATATTGGCTGAGATAGTGCCGTTGCCGATGCCGAAGTAAAGGTTTTCCACCGACGTCTGCGATAAGCCCTGGGCAATATCCAGGAGGACCTCATCGGGCGGTATCTTTTCCCGATGTTTCTTCAGCTCCCGTTCCAGCAATTCCTTTCCCAGGGCGACCGCCTGTTCAAAGCCGGCCTGTTTTAACCAGCGGCGAATTTTTGTCCGGGCGCCCGAGGTTGCCGCTATATTGAGCCAGTCCTGGGTCGGATGACGATGCGGGCTGGTGATTATCTCCACTTTATCCCCCGACCTCAATTTTGTCGACAGCGGCACAATTCGCCCATTCACTTTCGCCCCCGAGCAATGCAGCCCCACTTCGGTATGGATGCTGAAAGCGAAATCGAGAGGGGTGGCGCCGGCTTGCAGATGTTTTATTTCTCCGGTCGGCGTATATACATAGATATCCTCGGCAAACAGCCCTATTTTCAGATATTCGAGGAACTCCGAGGGATTGGTCATATCTTTCTGCCAGTCGAGGACCTCCCGGAGCCAGAGCATCTGCTGGTCGGCTTTATCCAGCTGCTGTTTTCCTTCTTTATACAACCAGTGCGCCGCGATTCCATGCTCCGCCACATGATGCATCTCGTTCGTTCGTATCTGTATTTCCACCACTTTATCTTCCGGTCCGAAAATCGCCGTATGCAGCGACTGATAATTGTTCGGCTTGGGATTGGCGATATAATCGGCGAACTTATGTCCTACCGGTTTCCAGAGCTCATGGACAATGCCCAGGGCATGATAGCATTCGGCTTTGTTCTTCACTATGATTCTGATAGCGAGAAGGTCGGCAATCTGGTCGAATGGCACCCCGCGGACCTTTATCTTCCGGTAAATGGAATCGATATGCTTCGCCCGTC
This genomic stretch from Candidatus Zixiibacteriota bacterium harbors:
- a CDS encoding bifunctional (p)ppGpp synthetase/guanosine-3',5'-bis(diphosphate) 3'-pyrophosphohydrolase; translation: MPTPVNTFKKGVLNLAEFIIATEALNANINITLIRKAYEFSEKAHAGQRRESGDPFVEHCLNVALILAELHLDSTTIAAGLVHDVVEDTDIKLEQIREEFGDEIAALVDGVTKLGAVQFKSEQEQQIEYFRKMLLSMAKDIRVILIKLADRLHNMRTLEHLDPEKRKRIAMETREVYAPLAHRFGIARLKTELEDLSLKFIEPEVYSELARRVEMTREEREEYINLVVVPIRRALEEEKIKAEVYGRAKHIDSIYRKIKVRGVPFDQIADLLAIRIIVKNKAECYHALGIVHELWKPVGHKFADYIANPKPNNYQSLHTAIFGPEDKVVEIQIRTNEMHHVAEHGIAAHWLYKEGKQQLDKADQQMLWLREVLDWQKDMTNPSEFLEYLKIGLFAEDIYVYTPTGEIKHLQAGATPLDFAFSIHTEVGLHCSGAKVNGRIVPLSTKLRSGDKVEIITSPHRHPTQDWLNIAATSGARTKIRRWLKQAGFEQAVALGKELLERELKKHREKIPPDEVLLDIAQGLSQTSVENLYFGIGNGTISANMVALKILPAEQQATKESIVEKVIDRFRRERGIQIEGIDNMMFRFAGCCQPIPGEEVIGYITRGRGVTIHRVDCPAAQELLRDPERTVPVTWNVSSEQAFVVRLEVNVVPRKNILAEITESIAESNTNVRGADINISETSSTGYIVVEVNNLSQLERVLEKVRKVKGVISVRRAPGGDRGFR